Proteins found in one Sorghum bicolor cultivar BTx623 chromosome 1, Sorghum_bicolor_NCBIv3, whole genome shotgun sequence genomic segment:
- the LOC8056730 gene encoding uncharacterized protein LOC8056730 has protein sequence MSIAAARSPSPGPPARPCCGLRRSADSSPFRPAASPHDSPQRSSSVCKNSGRVSPRTWCAEKENDPRERDAAGTGAASARTHKVRSSGGVFAAAGGVAKSFMAPTISAASKAVAPSATPRKKVLGERNNDPVPSSPLDLAHSSCKPRGPHQQPPDEQALGAPRRLRLSLDGASAPPPPAAGPVVSRVVRRSFEGDEAAVVVENPVSRSDHHAAAASVDAEAVAAPYDPKTNYLSPRPRYLRYQPNRLLEIYRHGGGAVLEERFATESSSEDTATTTTTEEEEVSGEEQPGDSSEEETSALASPSEASAKPAAPALDGLLRPQPALDSPVARVLTPEGKESPRAGGVLIPEQEPAVSPARARPKKKRSSMRFLLAPLALVLLMAAAFVCVPPPPDHPVMLNTSLSKVSDFLSVQELQPVELAARLKQWSSSSLDFVTSYWEAIVSYQDRDVFGPHLAANLSAAAAADVDADYAVGFYFSAAQTSPISLEKELGIQEVVLESDTEMIVGPDVEELTKYADPDAEPIDDTEMEQEDVSGVPSAMEEANVDAVVEVFSAEMAEEVSGSSGEEMAASIQNSDVPSQSTPEPEQAEGIDEASLQQDVQTEDSEGDHADGKEDQEAHLVGKKLGSDIWPSYLDKISNPAAIGAALAAIIVPAALAYLYMRQKQARVASNESAEQVEQAEQVEQIEQIEQVEQVEQSESLSGSGSSQGHVVATGSLFRSPGLEETKRLGGSGPSQYSSSLSSGLGRRNTKGEEYQVSRRDSTAQSTSSYGSFTTYEKIPAKKKGNKEDEAMTPVRRSSRLRNVKTPEA, from the exons ATGTCGATTGCGGCGGCCAGATCCCCGTCCCCGGGCCCGCCGGCGAGGCCGTGCTGCGGCCTCAGGAGGAGCGCCGATTCCAGCCCCTTCAGGCCCGCCGCGTCCCCACACG ATTCGCCGCAGAGGAGTTCCTCCGTTTGCAAGAACAGCGGCCGCGTCTCGCCGCGCACCTGGTGCGCGGAGAAGGAGAACGACCCGCGGGAGCGGGACGCGGCCGGGACCGGGGCCGCGAGCGCGAGGACGCACAAGGTCCGCTCCAGTGGTGGCGTtttcgccgccgccggcggtgtCGCCAAGAGCTTCATGGCGCCCACCATCTCCGCCGCCTCCAAGGCCGTCGCGCCGTCGGCCACGCCGAGGAAGAAGGTGCTCGGGGAGCGCAACAACGACCCCGTCCCCTCCTCGCCACTCGACCTCGCGCACAGCAGCTGCAAGCCTAGGGGCCCGCATCAGCAGCCGCCCGACGAGCAGGCTCTTGGCGCGCCGAGGCGTCTGCGGCTCTCGCTTGACGGGGCGTCCGCCCCTCCTCCTCCCGCGGCTGGGCCGGTCGTCTCGCGCGTCGTCCGCCGGTCGTTCGAAGGGGACGAGGCCGCCGTGGTGGTTGAGAATCCCGTCTCCAGGAGCGACCACCACGCGGCGGCGGCTTCGGTGGACGCGGAGGCCGTGGCAGCGCCGTACGACCCCAAGACGAACTACCTCTCCCCGAGGCCTCGCTACCTGCGCTACCAGCCCAACCGCCTCCTCGAGATTTACCGTCATGGCGGTGGCGCGGTGCTCGAGGAAAGATTCGCCACCGAGAGCAGCAGCGAGGACACTGCAACAACCACCACCACGGAGGAGGAGGAAGTATCCGGGGAGGAGCAGCCAGGTGACTCCTCGGAGGAGGAGACCTCGGCTCTGGCCTCTCCATCGGAGGCCAGCGCTAAGCCTGCTGCTCCGGCCCTGGATGGCCTCCTGCGGCCCCAGCCCGCGCTGGATTCGCCAGTAGCTCGGGTCCTGACACCGGAGGGGAAGGAGTCCCCGCGGGCTGGTGGCGTGCTGATACCTGAGCAGGAACCTGCAGTGAGCCCCGCGCGAGCTCGTCCCAAGAAGAAGAGGTCATCGATGAGGTTCTTGCTTGCTCCCCTCGCTCTGGTTCTGTTGATGGCTGCAGCGTTTGTCTGTGTGCCACCGCCGCCGGATCATCCGGTCATGCTGAACACCTCCCTGTCAAAGGTGTCAGACTTTCTTTCAGTTCAAGAATTGCAACCTGTGGAGTTGGCTGCTAGGCTGAAGCAATGGTCTAGCAGTTCGTTGGACTTTGTCACGTCCTACTGGGAGGCTATTGTATCTTACCAAGATCGAGACGTCTTTGGTCCGCATTTAGCGGCCAATTtgagtgctgctgctgctgcagatgTAGATGCAGATTATGCTGTTGGTTTCTACTTCAGTGCTGCTCAGACAAGCCCAATCAGTTTGGAGAAGGAGTTGGGGATTCAGGAGGTTGTTTTAGAAAGTGATACTGAGATGATTGTAGGGCCTGATGTAGAGGAACTGACAAAATATGCCGACCCTGATGCAGAACCTATTGATGATACTGAAATGGAACAGGAAGATGTATCTGGGGTACCAAGTGCCATGGAGGAGGCAAATGTTGATGCAGTAGTAGAGGTGTTCAGTGCTGAGATGGCAGAAGAAGTGTCTGGCAGTAGTGGAGAAGAGATGGCAGCCTCCATTCAGAATTCAGATGTTCCTTCTCAATCCACTCCCGAGCCTGAACAAGCAGAGGGCATTGACGAGGCTTCCTTGCAACAAGATGTTCAGACTGAGGACTCCGAGGGCGATCATGCTGATGGCAAGGAGGATCAGGAAGCTCACCTGGTTGGTAAGAAGTTGGGATCAGATATTTGGCCAAGTTACTTGGACAAAATATCAAATCCGGCTGCAATTGGGGCTGCTCTTGCTGCCATTATTGTTCCTGCTGCTCTGGCATACCTTTACATGAGGCAGAAGCAAGCTCGCGTTGCCTCCAATGAATCAGCTGAGCAAGTCGAGCAGGCTGAGCAAGTTGAGCAGATTGAACAAATTGAGCAGGTTGAACAAGTTGAGCAGTCTGAAAGTCTTTCTGGCTCAGGAAGTAGCCAGGGGCATGTTGTTGCCACGGGTTCACTGTTTCGTAGTCCTGGCCTAGAAGAAACTAAGAGACTTGGTGGCTCTGGCCCGTCACAGTATAGCAGCAGCTTGTCATCTGGGCTTGGCCGGAGGAATACCAAGGGTGAGGAATACCAAGTGTCGAGGAGGGATTCCACAGCTCAATCCACATCATCTTATGGTAGTTTCACCACATATGAGAAGATCCCTGCCAAGAAGAAG GGAAACAAGGAGGACGAGGCGATGACCCCAGTCCGGCGCTCCAGCAGGCTGAGGAATGTGAAAACTCCTGAAGCCTAG
- the LOC8056731 gene encoding pyruvate kinase isozyme A, chloroplastic, translating to MAASTRTTSSFPYLVAASSPAARRHGASHRIRASVGEAAMDVVSEAELREKGFMGMRKTKLVCTVGPACVEALPALARGGMGVARVNLCHGGREWHRAAMRAVRRLNEEEGFCVTLMVDTEGSQLLVADHGGATSAKAEDGSEWIFTNRRADEAHQFTMHVNFDKFSEGILVGDELVIDGGMATFEVNEKIGNDLRCKCTDPGLLLPRAKLSFWRNGKLVQRNFGLPTLSTKDWADIEFGIAEGVDCIALSFVNDANDIKQLKAYLSRRSLEHIKVFAKIESLESLKNLKDIIEASDGVMVARGDLGVQIPLEQIPAIQESIVKLCRHLNKPVIVASQLLESMVEYPTPTRAEVADVSEAVRQYADAVMISAESAIGAYPQKALSVLRVASERMESWSREENMHKRLPQHQLAIALPDRISEQICNCAVEMANNLAVDAIFVYTKHGHMASLLSRNRPNPPIFAFTDNANSRKSMNLYWGVIPLHLPLSNSMEDNFNKTISLMKSKGSVKPGDTVLVVSDSDLNRPCAATSVFQSIQVRLVE from the exons ATGGCCGCCTCCACCAGGACTACCAGCTCGTTCCCCTACCTAGTCGCCGCCTCCTCTCCCGCGGCCCGCCGCCACGGGGCCAGCCACCGGATCCGCGCCTCGGTGGGGGAGGCGGCGATGGACGTGGTGTCGGAGGCGGAGCTGCGGGAGAAAGGGTTCATGGGGATGCGGAAGACCAAGCTCGTGTGCACGGTGGGGCCCGCATGCGTCGAGGCGCTGCCGGCGCTGGCGCGCGGCGGGATGGGCGTGGCGCGGGTCAACCTCTGCCACGGTGGCCGCGAGTGGCACCGCGCCGCCATGCGCGCCGTGCGGAGGCTCAACGAGGAGGAAGGCTTCTGCGTGACGCTTATGGTTGACACCGAGGGCTCCCAGCTCCTCGTCGCGGACCACGGAGGCGCCACCTCAGCGAAGGCCGAG GATGGGTCAGAGTGGATATTTACAAACAGAAGAGCTGATGAAGCCCATCAGTTCACAATGCATGTGAATTTTGATAAGTTTTCTGAAG GCATTTTGGTTGGTGACGAGCTTGTAATAGACGGTGGAATGGCAACATTTGAAGTTAATGAGAAAATAGGAAATGATTTGCGCTGTAAGTGCACGGACCCAGGTTTGCTTCTTCCTCGAGCCAAGTTGTCATTCTGGAGGAACGGAAAATTAGTTCAAAGGAACTTTGGCCTTCCTACATTGTCAACAAAG GATTGGGCAGACATCGAATTTGGGATAGCTGAAGGAGTTGATTGCATTGCTCTATCATTTGTAAATGATGCTAATGATATAAAGCAGTTGAAGGCTTACCTCTCTAGAAGATCATTAGA ACACATCAAAGTTTTTGCAAAGATTGAGAGTCTAGAATCTCTCAAGAACCTGAAAGACATCATAGAAGCATCTGATGGAGTTATGGTAGCACGAGGGGATCTTGGAGTTCAGATTCCTCTAGAACAAATCCCAGCCATTCAAGAGTCAATTGTTAAACTATGTAGACACCTGAACAAGCCTGTGATAGTTGCTTCTCAGCTTCTCGAATCAATGGTTGAATACCCAACACCAACTCGAGCAGAG GTGGCCGATGTTTCTGAAGCAGTGCGGCAATACGCAGATGCTGTGATGATATCAGCAGAGTCAGCTATAGGTGCATATCCCCAGAAAGCACTATCTGTACTTCGTGTGGCCAGTGAGAGGATGGAATCATGGAGCCGTGAGGAAAACATGCATAAACGTCTTCCACAACATCAGCTTGCAATTGCTCTGCCTGACCGGATCTCAGAGCAAATTTGCAACTGTGCTGTAGAAATGG CAAACAACCTTGCTGTGGATGCCATATTTGTTTACACAAAACATGGTCACATGGCCTCACTTCTGTCACGCAACCGGCCCAACCCTCCCATATTTGCATTCACTGATAATGCCAATTCAAGAAAGAGCATGAACCTCTACTGGGGAGTGATTCCACTTCATCTACCATTGTCAAATAGCATGGAAGATAACTTTAATAAAACCATCAGCCTGATGAAGTCAAAGGGTTCAGTGAAACCTGGAGACACGGTCTTGGTGGTATCAGACTCTGATCTAAACCGACCTTGTGCTGCCACCTCAGTGTTCCAATCCATTCAGGTCCGGTTAGTGGAGTAG
- the LOC8056732 gene encoding transcription factor NAI1, producing the protein MEDSSQFLQWALSTLQHDDLPPATPAATAAYDDNGCNTAAFSSIPALGYSAASVNSMVPGEPPAREGHRAAAATNSWSSADTDSGSGGGGTASVTAAQRDAWSPSSQQNLVNCATPRSSGSSGANQQVGWDFNSASAQLIKEAQANSAAAAAAAARAESNGGGGVPVPQPQMVHNNGPPPTKRASAKMSAPSSSPPCSQDHIVAERKRREKINQRFIELSAVIPCLKKMDKATILSDATRYVKELQEKLKALQEDGRGMESAVLVKKPRIAAPGDDEDGGAPSPSSCATAGAAATARNALPEIEARILDGNVVMLRIHCEDGKGVLVRVLAEVEGLCLSITHTNVMPLSACILIINIMAKVLEGFNATADDIVGRLNAVLAGPAC; encoded by the exons ATGGAGGACTCGAGCCAGTTCTTGCAGTGGGCCCTGAGCACACTGCAGCACGACGACCTCCCACCGGCAACGCCGGCGGCCACCGCCGCCTACGACGATAATGGCTGCAATACTGCCGCCTTCTCCTCAATCCCGGCGTTGGGATACTCCGCTGCGTCAGTGAACAGCATGGTCCCGGGCGAACCACCAGCGCGAGAAGGCCAccgggccgccgccgccaccaacaGCTGGAGCTCGGCCGACACCGACAGCgggagcggcggcggtggcaccGCGTCCGTCACGGCCGCGCAGCGCGACGCCTGGTCGCCGTCCTCGCAGCAGAACTTGGTCAACTGTGCCACGCCACGCAGCAGCGGCAGTAGCGGCGCCAACCAGCAAGTGGGCTGGGACTTCAATTCGGCGTCGGCGCAGCTAATCAAAGAAGCCCAGGCCAactctgccgccgccgccgctgccgccgcaagGGCAGAGAGCAACGGTGGCGGTGGCGTGCCGGTGCCACAGCCACAGATGGTGCACAACAACGGGCCACCGCCGACGAAGAGAGCCTCTGCCAAAatgtcggcgccttcttcgtcGCCACCGTGCTCGCAGGATCACATCGTCGCCGAGCGGAAGCGCCGGGAGAAGATCAACCAGCGTTTCATTGAGCTGTCAGCAGTCATTCCCTGCCTCAAGAAG ATGGACAAGGCGACGATCCTCTCCGACGCGACGAGGTACGTGAAGGAGCTCCAAGAAAAGCTCAAGGCGCTCCAGGAAGACGGCCGAGGCATGGAGTCGGCGGTGCTCGTCAAGAAGCCGCGCATCGCGGCGCCGGGGGATGACGAGGACGGCGGCGCGCCTTCGCCTTCGTCCTGCGCGACAGCTGGGGCTGCGGCGACCGCCAGGAACGCGCTGCCGGAGATCGAGGCGAGGATCTTGGACGGCAACGtcgtgatgctgaggatccactgcGAGGACGGCAAGGGGGTGCTCGTCAGGGTGCTGGCCGAGGTCGAGGGACTCTGCCTCAGCATCACGCATACCAATGTCATGCCCTTGTCGGCTTGCATCCTCATCATAAAcataatggcaaag GTGTTGGAGGGCTTCAACGCCACGGCGGATGACATTGTAGGGAGGCTTAATGCTGTGCTTGCTGGACCAGCGTGTTAG